In Streptomyces paludis, the genomic stretch AACATGGACAGCGGTTTCCAGATGTCCGGCAGCGGCGACAACTCCGCCCTGTGGCCCGCGCACAACCTGATCCTCAACAGCGAGTCGCACGACAACCGGGACCTCACCGACATCAACGCCGACGGCTTCGCGGCGAAGCTCGGCGTCGGCGCCGGCAATGTGTTCCGGGGCAATGTCGCACACCACAACATCGACGACGGCTGGGACCTCTACAACCGCGTCAACGAGGGCGCCAACATGCCCGTCCTCCTGGAGAACAACATCGCCTACGCCAACGGCCGCCTCAGCAACGGCTATCACGAGGACGGCGACACCGGGAACGGCTTCAAGGTCGGCGGCGAGGGCCTGCCCGTCGCCCATGTCGTACGCGGCAACATCGCTTTCGACAACAACATGGACGGCTTCTCGGACAACTTCAACCCGGGCCCTCTTGAGCTGTCCCACAACACCGCGTTCGACAACAAGCGCTTCAACTTCATCATGCGCTTCAACCCCTACTTCTCCGTCGAGGAGCAGGGCGTCTACCGCGACAACCTGTCGTTCCGCACCCCGGACGGGCGCGGCGGCGACACTCCCGTACGCGACTACATCTCCGGCGACACCGACCGCACCAACGTCCTCTTCGACGGCGAGCGCGCCACCAACGAGGACGCCACCACCATCGCCCGGGCGCGCGACTTCCGCTCGCTGACGCTGCCGGGCACGTACACCAGGCACAAGGACGGCTCGCTGATCTACGGCGACTTCCTCCGGCCCACCCGCCACTCGCTGCTCAACACGGCGGGGACGAAGGGCGGTTGGATCGGCGCGCTCGACGGCGGCAGGCTGCGCTGACGCGCGGGCTCACGTCTGCTCTTCGGTCTCCGCCGTCCGTCCGCCGGGTCGGGGGAGACCGAAGAGAACCGCCCGTCGACTTTGGTCGGCTGTCCAGGGCCGGGCGGGGTTTGTACGGTCAGCGGTATGACAGCAGAGGCCGGTAGAGGCACGAGTACGAGTGCGAGCACGGGTACGGGTACGGGGACGGGAACGAGACGACTGGCGGATGTCGACGCGTTGCGGGGCTTTGCGCTCCTGGGGATTCTGCTCGTCAACATCCCGTTCTTCGCAAGCGGTTACACCCTGCCGGGAGTGGCCGATCCGGCCCGGACGGCCTGGCACGACGGGGTCGCCTCGGGCCTGATCCAGTTCGTCTTCGAGGCGAAGTTCTATCTGCTCTTCTCGTTCCTCTTCGGCTACAGCTTCACCCTCCAGCTCGACTCGGCCGCCGCGCGCGGCGTCGGCTTCCGGCCCCGCTTCCTGCGCCGGCTCGGCGCGCTGTTCCTGATAGGCGTGGCCAACGCGGCGCTCCTCTACTACGGCGACATCCTCATCACGTACGCGCTCTTCGGGCTGCTGCTGTTCCTGATGCGCGGCATCAGCCCGCGCCGGGCGCTGTGGGTGGCCGGGATCATCACCGGCGTCTTCGTTCTGCTCTTCCTCGCGCTGGCCACGGCGGTGGCCCTGTTCGACGGGTCGTCCTCGCCCACCGCCGCGGAGCACGCGAAGATGCTCGCCGACGGCCGGGCGGCCACCGAGGCGATGCGGGGCGGCCCGTGGTCCGTGATCGCGGACCGGGTCTCGGAGCTGACGACGACCCTCCCGCTCACGATCTTCATCCAGGGCCCACTGGCCTTCTCCGCCATGCTGGTGGGGCTGGCCGCCGGGAAGCTGCGCGTCCTGGCGGACCGGGGCGCGGACCCGGCGGCGTACGGGCGGAAGCTGCGCACGATCCAGTGGATCGGCTT encodes the following:
- a CDS encoding DUF418 domain-containing protein; protein product: MTAEAGRGTSTSASTGTGTGTGTRRLADVDALRGFALLGILLVNIPFFASGYTLPGVADPARTAWHDGVASGLIQFVFEAKFYLLFSFLFGYSFTLQLDSAAARGVGFRPRFLRRLGALFLIGVANAALLYYGDILITYALFGLLLFLMRGISPRRALWVAGIITGVFVLLFLALATAVALFDGSSSPTAAEHAKMLADGRAATEAMRGGPWSVIADRVSELTTTLPLTIFIQGPLAFSAMLVGLAAGKLRVLADRGADPAAYGRKLRTIQWIGFPVGLAGSAFYTFASTDNLFAGGLHFLTAPFLTAAYVATLLRFFRTVRGGRVAEALARPGRMALTNYLSQSLLCVLIFTGTGLGLIGRVPYAGVIGIALAIYSVQLLWSAWWLRRFRMGPVEWLLRAATYLERPAMRVRRQEGADGGSGGGSGTGAEARSEATRSA